A single region of the Pararge aegeria chromosome 18, ilParAegt1.1, whole genome shotgun sequence genome encodes:
- the LOC120631738 gene encoding uncharacterized protein LOC120631738 encodes MPLNRTPPSTSGLSPSKHNSTLRDLIEDDKEYPVTETPKVKQGFRNKRRRSDEVGDRLASFMVEIKDILESFKNEQKTKFDKLEKIFLAVDDIKKQNGEIQNSVDFLSQKYDCIVTQIGKLESEKQSNLQYLQLLEDRLDNYERLSRATCIEIRNIPTVKSETKDSLLNTIIATGKILNMSIQPNEIKDVFRFNSRDPAYKTVLVDFNSVLTKERVIRMYRKTSKENNRPTTEKLRLTGPPKPIFISESLSSKAKRLFFFTKDFANSNQYTYCWTSSGKIYLRRKEGAPVILIRNESDLENLKSQK; translated from the coding sequence ATGCCCTTAAACCGCACCCCACCATCAACCTCGGGCTTGTCACCCTCTAAACATAACTCTACGTTAAGAGATTTAATTGAGGATGATAAAGAATATCCTGTGACAGAAACCCCAAAAGTCAAACAGGGGTTTAGAAACAAGCGGCGTCGATCAGATGAAGTAGGCGATCGGCTAGCTTCCTTTATGGTGGAGATCAAGGATATCCTAGAAAGTTTTAAGAACGAGCAAAAAACCAAGTTTGACAAacttgaaaaaatttttttagccGTGGacgatataaaaaaacaaaatggtgaAATACAGAATTCCGTGGATTTTCTATCACAAAAATATGACTGTATTGTCACTCAAATAGGAAAATTGGAATCTGAGAAACAGTCCAATCTGCAATACCTTCAGCTTCTAGAGGATAGGCTGGATAACTACGAAAGACTCTCTAGAGCAACATGCATTGAAATCAGGAATATTCCGACTGTCAAATCGGAAACAAAAGACAGTCTTCTTAACACCATCATAGCGACTggtaaaattctaaatatgtcCATCCAGCCAAATGAAATCAAGGATGTATTCCGCTTTAACTCTCGTGACCCGGCATATAAGACTGTGCTTGTAGATTTTAACAGCGTACTTACAAAAGAGAGAGTCATTCGTATGTACAGAAAAacaagtaaagaaaataatcgCCCTACTACAGAAAAACTAAGACTGACTGGACCTCctaaaccaatttttatttctgaaagcTTATCATCCAAGGCAAAAAGGCTGTTCTTCTTTACCAAGGACTTTGCTAACTCAAATCAGTACACTTACTGTTGGACATCAAgcggtaaaatatatttacgaaGAAAAGAAGGAGCTCCGGTTATTCTCATTAGGAATGAATCTGATCTGGAAAATCTTAAATCACAAAAATGA